One Branchiostoma lanceolatum isolate klBraLanc5 chromosome 18, klBraLanc5.hap2, whole genome shotgun sequence DNA window includes the following coding sequences:
- the LOC136423903 gene encoding ADAM 17-like protease isoform X5, with translation MLYIFVCRKNTMIFAFILPLFVLLQLIDCVHQSGGGLVHVLKQYDTLKTTDLRHHFLSRHKRSAGEHPPPYPRQMEFNTLGKHFHLYLEPRTGLLSPKFKAYGVDSRGNVKYEQVDKNSFFTGQVLGEPGSTVEAHLEDDGVLSARVTVGEDIYFIEPSWRHLPSGENVTMISYRARDVKFNFTGAGAKQSPGVGFCAEFDDDQLPLPKGHRRQTTNDRSRRQTGGQPPQFESPTPPPADMDCDIRGPAKNTCRMKLVADYRFFTEMGQSSLRQTINYLINLIEGVDRIFRCTQWGKDMGGFGFEIKEIKVHEEPTPPGGAEHYNMDMQGLTWQVRDLLANFSLHDYSDFCLAHLFTYQDFDHGVLGLGWVGTDRKAGIGGICTDVYRKQQVTLYLNTGLTSTLNWKRRILTREADLVTAHELGHNFGSEHDTDDAECSPNPEQGGKYIMYQVAVSGEERNNKLFSNCSKRSIYKVLSAKHSLCFVEPQKSLCGNYRVEEGEECDPGHLGNKNTDPCCTGECKFRGTAVCSDNNSPCCLNCTFTPSSHICRRAAPPEDDATCKQAAYCTGTSPDCPASEPRNNGTCIADGQCRNGTCMPFCESRGLQSCLCQNVSEACNVCCMNMSHPVCKPYRESPQAELKWQQEGKPCVQGYCYKSDKNLQCVKQASDLVNRFWDIMQWISPDKIAETMAANIVGTVLILSLMFWVPCGCLVHVVDKRRLKKRQLEDEASKNTLVRDEDKHRIKPGSVQWLPSRGSRLPTLGPMKSDASSPPLRQRPTLRHRHDATSDDAQPPSPTSSTDTVPIDDLLAQYTDRVTELAAASDDRLDDCLGTTKADIEAAQPVERETVI, from the exons atgttgtatatttttgtcTGCCGTAAAAACACTATGATTTTCGCATTTATTTTGCCACTATTTGTATTACTGCAACTTATAGACTGTGTCCACCAATCTGGAg GTGGTCTGGTCCATGTCTTAAAACAGTATGACACCTTAAAGACGACGGACTTGAGACATCATTTCTTGTCCAGACACAAGCGGTCCGCGGGAGAACACCCCCCTCCCTACCCCAGACAGATGGAGTTTAACACACTGGGCAA ACATTTCCACCTGTACTTAGAGCCCAGGACTGGGCTGCTCAGCCCCAAGTTCAAGGCTTACGGCGTGGACTCCAGAGGAAATGTCAAGTATGAACAGGTCGACAAGAACAGCTTTTTCACTGGACAAGTCTTAG GTGAGCCGGGGTCTACAGTTGAAGCTCACCTGGAAGACGATGGAGTCCTGTCTGCCAGGGTCACAGTGGGGGAGGACATCTACTTCATAGAG CCCTCCTGGAGACACCTTCCCTCAGGTGAGAATGTGACGATGATCTCCTACCGCGCCCGAGACGTCAAGTTCAATTTCACAGGGGCTGGGGCCAAACAATCACCTGGAGTAGG ATTCTGTGCTGAGTTTGATGATGATCAGCTGCCTCTTCCAAAGGGCCATCGAAGACAAACTACAAATG ACAGATCAAGGAGGCAAACAGGGGGTCAGCCCCCCCAGTTTGAGAGTCCGACCCCCCCTCCTGCCGACATGGACTGTGATATCAGAGGACCGGCCAAGAACACCTGCAGAATGAAGCTGGTCGCAGACTACAGATTCTTCACCGAGATGGGCCAGAGTAGCCTGCGACAGACTATCAACTACCTG ATTAACTTGATTGAAGGCGTGGACAGAATATTCCGCTGCACTCAATGGGGGAAAGACATGGGTGGCTTCGGCTTTGAGATCAAGGAG ATCAAAGTTCACGAAGAGCCCACCCCTCCCGGTGGCGCGGAACATTACAACATGGACATGCAGGGGCTGACGTGGCAGGTCAGGGACCTTCTCGCA AACTTCAGTCTCCATGACTACAGTGACTTCTGCCTGGCGCATCTCTTCACATACCAAGACTTTGACCATGGGGTTCTGGGACTGGGCTGGGTCGGGACTGACCGGAAAGCAGGCATCGGCGGAATATGCACGGATg TGTATAGGAAACAGCAGGTAACCTTGTACCTCAACACGGGCCTCACTAGCACCCTCAACTGGAAACGACGTATCCTCACGCGGGAGGCAGACCTCGTCACGGCACACGAACTGGGGCACAACTTCGGCAGCGAACACGACACGGATGATGCAGAATGTTCGCCGAACCCAGAACAGGGTGGGAAGTATATCATGTACCAAGTAGCTGTCAGcggagaagaaagaaacaataag CTGTTTTCTAACTGCAGTAAGAGATCAATCTACAAGGTGCTGTCAGCCAAGCACTCCCTATGCTTTGTAG AGCCGCAGAAGTCCCTCTGTGGTAACTACCGtgtggaggagggggaggaatGTGACCCTGGTCACCTTGGCAACAAGAACACCGACCCCTGCTGTACCGGGGAGTGTAAGTTCAGGGGAACTGCAGTGTGTAG TGACAACAACTCCCCCTGCTGTCTGAACTGCACCTTCACTCCCAGCTCCCACATTTGTCGGAGGGCCGCGCCCCCCGAGGACGACGCAACCTGCAAACAGGCCGCCTACTG TACTGGAACCAGTCCAGACTGTCCAGCTTCTGAACCCAGGAATAACGGCACCTGTATTGCGGA tgGCCAGTGTAGGAATGGAACCTGCATGCCTTTCTGTGAGAGCCGCGGGCTCCAATCCTGCCTGTGTCAAAACG tGAGCGAGGCGTGCAATGTGTGCTGTATGAACATGTCCCACCCCGTCTGTAAACCCTACCGAGAATCACCCCAGGCTGAGCTTAAGTGGCAACAAGAGGGCAAACCCTGCGTACAGGGCTACTGCTACAAAAGCGACAAAAAT CTCCAGTGTGTGAAGCAGGCTTCGGACCTAGTGAATCGCTTCTGGGACATTATGCAATGGATTTCGCCTGACAAGATTG CTGAAACAATGGCAGCCAACATTGTCGGGACTGTGTTGATCCTATCCCTGATGTTCTGGGTGCCTTGTGGCTGTCTGGTGCATGTGGTG gacaaGAGGAGGTTGAAGAAGAGGCAGCTTGAAGATGAAGCATCCAAG AACACACTTGTGCGCGACGAAGACAAGCATCGCATCAAGCCAGGTTCCGTCCAATGGCTTCCCTCCCGTGGGTCCCGCCTCCCGACCCTCGGACCGATGAAATCTGATGCCTCCAGCCCTCCCTTACGCCAGCGGCCGACGCTACGCCATCGCCATGACGCCACAAGCGACGATgcccaacccccctccccaacctcTAGCACGGACACAGTTCCTATCGATGACCTCTTGGCGCAGTACACGGACAGGGTCACGGAACTGGCCGCAGCGAGTGATGACCGGTTAGATGACTGTTTGGGTACAACCAAGGCAGACATTGAAGCTGCCCAACCCGTTGAAAGAGAGACTGTCATTTAG
- the LOC136423903 gene encoding ADAM 17-like protease isoform X6 yields the protein MLYIFVCRKNTMIFAFILPLFVLLQLIDCVHQSGGGLVHVLKQYDTLKTTDLRHHFLSRHKRSAGEHPPPYPRQMEFNTLGKHFHLYLEPRTGLLSPKFKAYGVDSRGNVKYEQVDKNSFFTGQVLGEPGSTVEAHLEDDGVLSARVTVGEDIYFIEPSWRHLPSGENVTMISYRARDVKFNFTGAGAKQSPGVGFCAEFDDDQLPLPKGHRRQTTNDRSRRQTGGQPPQFESPTPPPADMDCDIRGPAKNTCRMKLVADYRFFTEMGQSSLRQTINYLINLIEGVDRIFRCTQWGKDMGGFGFEIKEIKVHEEPTPPGGAEHYNMDMQGLTWQVRDLLANFSLHDYSDFCLAHLFTYQDFDHGVLGLGWVGTDRKAGIGGICTDALRCTNDRSEWEVCRNAYAYLPAVYRKQQVTLYLNTGLTSTLNWKRRILTREADLVTAHELGHNFGSEHDTDDAECSPNPEQGGKYIMYQVAVSGEERNNKLFSNCSKRSIYKVLSAKHSLCFVEPQKSLCGNYRVEEGEECDPGHLGNKNTDPCCTGECKFRGTAVCSDNNSPCCLNCTFTPSSHICRRAAPPEDDATCKQAAYCTGTSPDCPASEPRNNGTCIADGQCRNGTCMPFCESRGLQSCLCQNVSEACNVCCMNMSHPVCKPYRESPQAELKWQQEGKPCVQGYCYKSDKNLQCVKQASDLVNRFWDIMQWISPDKIAETMAANIVGTVLILSLMFWVPCGCLVHVVDKRRLKKRQLEDEASKRAFVWF from the exons atgttgtatatttttgtcTGCCGTAAAAACACTATGATTTTCGCATTTATTTTGCCACTATTTGTATTACTGCAACTTATAGACTGTGTCCACCAATCTGGAg GTGGTCTGGTCCATGTCTTAAAACAGTATGACACCTTAAAGACGACGGACTTGAGACATCATTTCTTGTCCAGACACAAGCGGTCCGCGGGAGAACACCCCCCTCCCTACCCCAGACAGATGGAGTTTAACACACTGGGCAA ACATTTCCACCTGTACTTAGAGCCCAGGACTGGGCTGCTCAGCCCCAAGTTCAAGGCTTACGGCGTGGACTCCAGAGGAAATGTCAAGTATGAACAGGTCGACAAGAACAGCTTTTTCACTGGACAAGTCTTAG GTGAGCCGGGGTCTACAGTTGAAGCTCACCTGGAAGACGATGGAGTCCTGTCTGCCAGGGTCACAGTGGGGGAGGACATCTACTTCATAGAG CCCTCCTGGAGACACCTTCCCTCAGGTGAGAATGTGACGATGATCTCCTACCGCGCCCGAGACGTCAAGTTCAATTTCACAGGGGCTGGGGCCAAACAATCACCTGGAGTAGG ATTCTGTGCTGAGTTTGATGATGATCAGCTGCCTCTTCCAAAGGGCCATCGAAGACAAACTACAAATG ACAGATCAAGGAGGCAAACAGGGGGTCAGCCCCCCCAGTTTGAGAGTCCGACCCCCCCTCCTGCCGACATGGACTGTGATATCAGAGGACCGGCCAAGAACACCTGCAGAATGAAGCTGGTCGCAGACTACAGATTCTTCACCGAGATGGGCCAGAGTAGCCTGCGACAGACTATCAACTACCTG ATTAACTTGATTGAAGGCGTGGACAGAATATTCCGCTGCACTCAATGGGGGAAAGACATGGGTGGCTTCGGCTTTGAGATCAAGGAG ATCAAAGTTCACGAAGAGCCCACCCCTCCCGGTGGCGCGGAACATTACAACATGGACATGCAGGGGCTGACGTGGCAGGTCAGGGACCTTCTCGCA AACTTCAGTCTCCATGACTACAGTGACTTCTGCCTGGCGCATCTCTTCACATACCAAGACTTTGACCATGGGGTTCTGGGACTGGGCTGGGTCGGGACTGACCGGAAAGCAGGCATCGGCGGAATATGCACGGATg CGTTGAGGTGCACCAACGACCGTTCCGAATGGGAAGTGTGCAGGAATGCATATG CCTATCTCCCTGCAGTGTATAGGAAACAGCAGGTAACCTTGTACCTCAACACGGGCCTCACTAGCACCCTCAACTGGAAACGACGTATCCTCACGCGGGAGGCAGACCTCGTCACGGCACACGAACTGGGGCACAACTTCGGCAGCGAACACGACACGGATGATGCAGAATGTTCGCCGAACCCAGAACAGGGTGGGAAGTATATCATGTACCAAGTAGCTGTCAGcggagaagaaagaaacaataag CTGTTTTCTAACTGCAGTAAGAGATCAATCTACAAGGTGCTGTCAGCCAAGCACTCCCTATGCTTTGTAG AGCCGCAGAAGTCCCTCTGTGGTAACTACCGtgtggaggagggggaggaatGTGACCCTGGTCACCTTGGCAACAAGAACACCGACCCCTGCTGTACCGGGGAGTGTAAGTTCAGGGGAACTGCAGTGTGTAG TGACAACAACTCCCCCTGCTGTCTGAACTGCACCTTCACTCCCAGCTCCCACATTTGTCGGAGGGCCGCGCCCCCCGAGGACGACGCAACCTGCAAACAGGCCGCCTACTG TACTGGAACCAGTCCAGACTGTCCAGCTTCTGAACCCAGGAATAACGGCACCTGTATTGCGGA tgGCCAGTGTAGGAATGGAACCTGCATGCCTTTCTGTGAGAGCCGCGGGCTCCAATCCTGCCTGTGTCAAAACG tGAGCGAGGCGTGCAATGTGTGCTGTATGAACATGTCCCACCCCGTCTGTAAACCCTACCGAGAATCACCCCAGGCTGAGCTTAAGTGGCAACAAGAGGGCAAACCCTGCGTACAGGGCTACTGCTACAAAAGCGACAAAAAT CTCCAGTGTGTGAAGCAGGCTTCGGACCTAGTGAATCGCTTCTGGGACATTATGCAATGGATTTCGCCTGACAAGATTG CTGAAACAATGGCAGCCAACATTGTCGGGACTGTGTTGATCCTATCCCTGATGTTCTGGGTGCCTTGTGGCTGTCTGGTGCATGTGGTG gacaaGAGGAGGTTGAAGAAGAGGCAGCTTGAAGATGAAGCATCCAAG AGGGCGTTTGTTTGGTTCTGA
- the LOC136423903 gene encoding ADAM 17-like protease isoform X1: MLYIFVCRKNTMIFAFILPLFVLLQLIDCVHQSGGGLVHVLKQYDTLKTTDLRHHFLSRHKRSAGEHPPPYPRQMEFNTLGKHFHLYLEPRTGLLSPKFKAYGVDSRGNVKYEQVDKNSFFTGQVLGEPGSTVEAHLEDDGVLSARVTVGEDIYFIEPSWRHLPSGENVTMISYRARDVKFNFTGAGAKQSPGVGFCAEFDDDQLPLPKGHRRQTTNDRSRRQTGGQPPQFESPTPPPADMDCDIRGPAKNTCRMKLVADYRFFTEMGQSSLRQTINYLINLIEGVDRIFRCTQWGKDMGGFGFEIKEIKVHEEPTPPGGAEHYNMDMQGLTWQVRDLLANFSLHDYSDFCLAHLFTYQDFDHGVLGLGWVGTDRKAGIGGICTDALRCTNDRSEWEVCRNAYAYLPAVYRKQQVTLYLNTGLTSTLNWKRRILTREADLVTAHELGHNFGSEHDTDDAECSPNPEQGGKYIMYQVAVSGEERNNKLFSNCSKRSIYKVLSAKHSLCFVEPQKSLCGNYRVEEGEECDPGHLGNKNTDPCCTGECKFRGTAVCSDNNSPCCLNCTFTPSSHICRRAAPPEDDATCKQAAYCTGTSPDCPASEPRNNGTCIADGQCRNGTCMPFCESRGLQSCLCQNVSEACNVCCMNMSHPVCKPYRESPQAELKWQQEGKPCVQGYCYKSDKNLQCVKQASDLVNRFWDIMQWISPDKIAETMAANIVGTVLILSLMFWVPCGCLVHVVDKRRLKKRQLEDEASKNTLVRDEDKHRIKPGSVQWLPSRGSRLPTLGPMKSDASSPPLRQRPTLRHRHDATSDDAQPPSPTSSTDTVPIDDLLAQYTDRVTELAAASDDRLDDCLGTTKADIEAAQPVERETVI, translated from the exons atgttgtatatttttgtcTGCCGTAAAAACACTATGATTTTCGCATTTATTTTGCCACTATTTGTATTACTGCAACTTATAGACTGTGTCCACCAATCTGGAg GTGGTCTGGTCCATGTCTTAAAACAGTATGACACCTTAAAGACGACGGACTTGAGACATCATTTCTTGTCCAGACACAAGCGGTCCGCGGGAGAACACCCCCCTCCCTACCCCAGACAGATGGAGTTTAACACACTGGGCAA ACATTTCCACCTGTACTTAGAGCCCAGGACTGGGCTGCTCAGCCCCAAGTTCAAGGCTTACGGCGTGGACTCCAGAGGAAATGTCAAGTATGAACAGGTCGACAAGAACAGCTTTTTCACTGGACAAGTCTTAG GTGAGCCGGGGTCTACAGTTGAAGCTCACCTGGAAGACGATGGAGTCCTGTCTGCCAGGGTCACAGTGGGGGAGGACATCTACTTCATAGAG CCCTCCTGGAGACACCTTCCCTCAGGTGAGAATGTGACGATGATCTCCTACCGCGCCCGAGACGTCAAGTTCAATTTCACAGGGGCTGGGGCCAAACAATCACCTGGAGTAGG ATTCTGTGCTGAGTTTGATGATGATCAGCTGCCTCTTCCAAAGGGCCATCGAAGACAAACTACAAATG ACAGATCAAGGAGGCAAACAGGGGGTCAGCCCCCCCAGTTTGAGAGTCCGACCCCCCCTCCTGCCGACATGGACTGTGATATCAGAGGACCGGCCAAGAACACCTGCAGAATGAAGCTGGTCGCAGACTACAGATTCTTCACCGAGATGGGCCAGAGTAGCCTGCGACAGACTATCAACTACCTG ATTAACTTGATTGAAGGCGTGGACAGAATATTCCGCTGCACTCAATGGGGGAAAGACATGGGTGGCTTCGGCTTTGAGATCAAGGAG ATCAAAGTTCACGAAGAGCCCACCCCTCCCGGTGGCGCGGAACATTACAACATGGACATGCAGGGGCTGACGTGGCAGGTCAGGGACCTTCTCGCA AACTTCAGTCTCCATGACTACAGTGACTTCTGCCTGGCGCATCTCTTCACATACCAAGACTTTGACCATGGGGTTCTGGGACTGGGCTGGGTCGGGACTGACCGGAAAGCAGGCATCGGCGGAATATGCACGGATg CGTTGAGGTGCACCAACGACCGTTCCGAATGGGAAGTGTGCAGGAATGCATATG CCTATCTCCCTGCAGTGTATAGGAAACAGCAGGTAACCTTGTACCTCAACACGGGCCTCACTAGCACCCTCAACTGGAAACGACGTATCCTCACGCGGGAGGCAGACCTCGTCACGGCACACGAACTGGGGCACAACTTCGGCAGCGAACACGACACGGATGATGCAGAATGTTCGCCGAACCCAGAACAGGGTGGGAAGTATATCATGTACCAAGTAGCTGTCAGcggagaagaaagaaacaataag CTGTTTTCTAACTGCAGTAAGAGATCAATCTACAAGGTGCTGTCAGCCAAGCACTCCCTATGCTTTGTAG AGCCGCAGAAGTCCCTCTGTGGTAACTACCGtgtggaggagggggaggaatGTGACCCTGGTCACCTTGGCAACAAGAACACCGACCCCTGCTGTACCGGGGAGTGTAAGTTCAGGGGAACTGCAGTGTGTAG TGACAACAACTCCCCCTGCTGTCTGAACTGCACCTTCACTCCCAGCTCCCACATTTGTCGGAGGGCCGCGCCCCCCGAGGACGACGCAACCTGCAAACAGGCCGCCTACTG TACTGGAACCAGTCCAGACTGTCCAGCTTCTGAACCCAGGAATAACGGCACCTGTATTGCGGA tgGCCAGTGTAGGAATGGAACCTGCATGCCTTTCTGTGAGAGCCGCGGGCTCCAATCCTGCCTGTGTCAAAACG tGAGCGAGGCGTGCAATGTGTGCTGTATGAACATGTCCCACCCCGTCTGTAAACCCTACCGAGAATCACCCCAGGCTGAGCTTAAGTGGCAACAAGAGGGCAAACCCTGCGTACAGGGCTACTGCTACAAAAGCGACAAAAAT CTCCAGTGTGTGAAGCAGGCTTCGGACCTAGTGAATCGCTTCTGGGACATTATGCAATGGATTTCGCCTGACAAGATTG CTGAAACAATGGCAGCCAACATTGTCGGGACTGTGTTGATCCTATCCCTGATGTTCTGGGTGCCTTGTGGCTGTCTGGTGCATGTGGTG gacaaGAGGAGGTTGAAGAAGAGGCAGCTTGAAGATGAAGCATCCAAG AACACACTTGTGCGCGACGAAGACAAGCATCGCATCAAGCCAGGTTCCGTCCAATGGCTTCCCTCCCGTGGGTCCCGCCTCCCGACCCTCGGACCGATGAAATCTGATGCCTCCAGCCCTCCCTTACGCCAGCGGCCGACGCTACGCCATCGCCATGACGCCACAAGCGACGATgcccaacccccctccccaacctcTAGCACGGACACAGTTCCTATCGATGACCTCTTGGCGCAGTACACGGACAGGGTCACGGAACTGGCCGCAGCGAGTGATGACCGGTTAGATGACTGTTTGGGTACAACCAAGGCAGACATTGAAGCTGCCCAACCCGTTGAAAGAGAGACTGTCATTTAG
- the LOC136423903 gene encoding ADAM 17-like protease isoform X3: MLYIFVCRKNTMIFAFILPLFVLLQLIDCVHQSGGGLVHVLKQYDTLKTTDLRHHFLSRHKRSAGEHPPPYPRQMEFNTLGKHFHLYLEPRTGLLSPKFKAYGVDSRGNVKYEQVDKNSFFTGQVLGEPGSTVEAHLEDDGVLSARVTVGEDIYFIEPSWRHLPSGENVTMISYRARDVKFNFTGAGAKQSPGVGFCAEFDDDQLPLPKGHRRQTTNDRSRRQTGGQPPQFESPTPPPADMDCDIRGPAKNTCRMKLVADYRFFTEMGQSSLRQTINYLINLIEGVDRIFRCTQWGKDMGGFGFEIKEIKVHEEPTPPGGAEHYNMDMQGLTWQVRDLLANFSLHDYSDFCLAHLFTYQDFDHGVLGLGWVGTDRKAGIGGICTDALRCTNDRSEWEVCRNAYVYRKQQVTLYLNTGLTSTLNWKRRILTREADLVTAHELGHNFGSEHDTDDAECSPNPEQGGKYIMYQVAVSGEERNNKLFSNCSKRSIYKVLSAKHSLCFVEPQKSLCGNYRVEEGEECDPGHLGNKNTDPCCTGECKFRGTAVCSDNNSPCCLNCTFTPSSHICRRAAPPEDDATCKQAAYCTGTSPDCPASEPRNNGTCIADGQCRNGTCMPFCESRGLQSCLCQNVSEACNVCCMNMSHPVCKPYRESPQAELKWQQEGKPCVQGYCYKSDKNLQCVKQASDLVNRFWDIMQWISPDKIAETMAANIVGTVLILSLMFWVPCGCLVHVVDKRRLKKRQLEDEASKNTLVRDEDKHRIKPGSVQWLPSRGSRLPTLGPMKSDASSPPLRQRPTLRHRHDATSDDAQPPSPTSSTDTVPIDDLLAQYTDRVTELAAASDDRLDDCLGTTKADIEAAQPVERETVI, translated from the exons atgttgtatatttttgtcTGCCGTAAAAACACTATGATTTTCGCATTTATTTTGCCACTATTTGTATTACTGCAACTTATAGACTGTGTCCACCAATCTGGAg GTGGTCTGGTCCATGTCTTAAAACAGTATGACACCTTAAAGACGACGGACTTGAGACATCATTTCTTGTCCAGACACAAGCGGTCCGCGGGAGAACACCCCCCTCCCTACCCCAGACAGATGGAGTTTAACACACTGGGCAA ACATTTCCACCTGTACTTAGAGCCCAGGACTGGGCTGCTCAGCCCCAAGTTCAAGGCTTACGGCGTGGACTCCAGAGGAAATGTCAAGTATGAACAGGTCGACAAGAACAGCTTTTTCACTGGACAAGTCTTAG GTGAGCCGGGGTCTACAGTTGAAGCTCACCTGGAAGACGATGGAGTCCTGTCTGCCAGGGTCACAGTGGGGGAGGACATCTACTTCATAGAG CCCTCCTGGAGACACCTTCCCTCAGGTGAGAATGTGACGATGATCTCCTACCGCGCCCGAGACGTCAAGTTCAATTTCACAGGGGCTGGGGCCAAACAATCACCTGGAGTAGG ATTCTGTGCTGAGTTTGATGATGATCAGCTGCCTCTTCCAAAGGGCCATCGAAGACAAACTACAAATG ACAGATCAAGGAGGCAAACAGGGGGTCAGCCCCCCCAGTTTGAGAGTCCGACCCCCCCTCCTGCCGACATGGACTGTGATATCAGAGGACCGGCCAAGAACACCTGCAGAATGAAGCTGGTCGCAGACTACAGATTCTTCACCGAGATGGGCCAGAGTAGCCTGCGACAGACTATCAACTACCTG ATTAACTTGATTGAAGGCGTGGACAGAATATTCCGCTGCACTCAATGGGGGAAAGACATGGGTGGCTTCGGCTTTGAGATCAAGGAG ATCAAAGTTCACGAAGAGCCCACCCCTCCCGGTGGCGCGGAACATTACAACATGGACATGCAGGGGCTGACGTGGCAGGTCAGGGACCTTCTCGCA AACTTCAGTCTCCATGACTACAGTGACTTCTGCCTGGCGCATCTCTTCACATACCAAGACTTTGACCATGGGGTTCTGGGACTGGGCTGGGTCGGGACTGACCGGAAAGCAGGCATCGGCGGAATATGCACGGATg CGTTGAGGTGCACCAACGACCGTTCCGAATGGGAAGTGTGCAGGAATGCATATG TGTATAGGAAACAGCAGGTAACCTTGTACCTCAACACGGGCCTCACTAGCACCCTCAACTGGAAACGACGTATCCTCACGCGGGAGGCAGACCTCGTCACGGCACACGAACTGGGGCACAACTTCGGCAGCGAACACGACACGGATGATGCAGAATGTTCGCCGAACCCAGAACAGGGTGGGAAGTATATCATGTACCAAGTAGCTGTCAGcggagaagaaagaaacaataag CTGTTTTCTAACTGCAGTAAGAGATCAATCTACAAGGTGCTGTCAGCCAAGCACTCCCTATGCTTTGTAG AGCCGCAGAAGTCCCTCTGTGGTAACTACCGtgtggaggagggggaggaatGTGACCCTGGTCACCTTGGCAACAAGAACACCGACCCCTGCTGTACCGGGGAGTGTAAGTTCAGGGGAACTGCAGTGTGTAG TGACAACAACTCCCCCTGCTGTCTGAACTGCACCTTCACTCCCAGCTCCCACATTTGTCGGAGGGCCGCGCCCCCCGAGGACGACGCAACCTGCAAACAGGCCGCCTACTG TACTGGAACCAGTCCAGACTGTCCAGCTTCTGAACCCAGGAATAACGGCACCTGTATTGCGGA tgGCCAGTGTAGGAATGGAACCTGCATGCCTTTCTGTGAGAGCCGCGGGCTCCAATCCTGCCTGTGTCAAAACG tGAGCGAGGCGTGCAATGTGTGCTGTATGAACATGTCCCACCCCGTCTGTAAACCCTACCGAGAATCACCCCAGGCTGAGCTTAAGTGGCAACAAGAGGGCAAACCCTGCGTACAGGGCTACTGCTACAAAAGCGACAAAAAT CTCCAGTGTGTGAAGCAGGCTTCGGACCTAGTGAATCGCTTCTGGGACATTATGCAATGGATTTCGCCTGACAAGATTG CTGAAACAATGGCAGCCAACATTGTCGGGACTGTGTTGATCCTATCCCTGATGTTCTGGGTGCCTTGTGGCTGTCTGGTGCATGTGGTG gacaaGAGGAGGTTGAAGAAGAGGCAGCTTGAAGATGAAGCATCCAAG AACACACTTGTGCGCGACGAAGACAAGCATCGCATCAAGCCAGGTTCCGTCCAATGGCTTCCCTCCCGTGGGTCCCGCCTCCCGACCCTCGGACCGATGAAATCTGATGCCTCCAGCCCTCCCTTACGCCAGCGGCCGACGCTACGCCATCGCCATGACGCCACAAGCGACGATgcccaacccccctccccaacctcTAGCACGGACACAGTTCCTATCGATGACCTCTTGGCGCAGTACACGGACAGGGTCACGGAACTGGCCGCAGCGAGTGATGACCGGTTAGATGACTGTTTGGGTACAACCAAGGCAGACATTGAAGCTGCCCAACCCGTTGAAAGAGAGACTGTCATTTAG